The Diadema setosum chromosome 12, eeDiaSeto1, whole genome shotgun sequence genome has a segment encoding these proteins:
- the LOC140235718 gene encoding uncharacterized protein yields the protein MRTNPCGNGWCEETFTNYTCHCPNGTEGSNCTDINECDSNPCQNGGTCKNKVNMYSCLCLAGYNGLDCQMDINECNSNPCQNGGTCTDEVNMYSCRCTPGYNGSNCQMDIDECDSDPCQNGGTCEGEVNMYSCLCPPGYNGSNCQTDINECDSNPCQNEKTCEDLVNMYSCLCPPGYTGMNCETDIDECYTSPCQNGGTCQDAVNMYSCLCSPGFNGLNCETGESRFGK from the exons ATGAG AACAAATCCGTGTGGAAATGGATGGTGCGAAGAGACATTTACCAACTACACCTGCCACTGCCCTAATGGAACAGAGGGGAGCAATTGCACAG acaTCAATGAGTGCGATAGCAATCCCTGTCAGAACGGAGGAACGTGCAAGAACAAAGTCAACATGTACTCTTGTCTGTGTTTAGCGGGTTATAACGGGTTGGACTGCCAAATGG ATATCAATGAGTGTAACAGTAATCCGTGTCAAAACGGAGGAACTTGTACGGACGAAGTCAACATGTACTCATGCCGGTGTACACCGGGTTACAACGGGTCGAACTGCCAGATGG ATATCGACGAGTGTGACAGCGATCCGTGTCAGAACGGAGGAACGTGCGAGGGCGAGGTCAATATGTACTCGTGCCTTTGTCCACCTGGTTATAACGGGTCGAACTGCCAGACGG ATATCAATGAGTGTGACAGCAATCCGTGTCAGAACGAAAAAACGTGCGAAGACTTAGTCAACATGTACTCATGCCTTTGTCCACCTGGATATACCGGGATGAACTGCGAGACAG ATATCGATGAGTGTTACACCAGTCCGTGTCAGAACGGAGGAACATGCCAGGATGCAGTAAATATGTACTCATGTCTGTGTTCACCGGGTTTTAACGGATTAAACTGCGAGACGGGTGAGTCGAGATTTGGAAAGTAG